CGCTACCCCTTCGACGACTACGACCAGGTCTTCGTCCCGGAGTTCAACGCCGGTGCGATGGAGAACCCGGGCTGCGTCGTGCTGCGGGACTCCTACCTCTTCCGCGGAGCGGTGGGGCGCGACGAGCTGCTCACCCGCGCCAACACGATCAGCCACGAGATGGCCCACATGTGGTTCGGCGACCTCGTCAGCCCGCAGTGGTGGGACGACCTGTGGCTCAACGAGTCCTTCGCCGAGTACATGGCCCACCGCTGCCTCGTGGAGGCCACGGACTACTCCGAAGCGTGGATCGACTCGACGATGTCGCGCAAGTCGTGGGGCTACTCGGCCGAGCGCAAGCCATCGACCCACCCCGTCGCCGGCTCACCCGCTCCGGATGCGAAGTCCGCCCTGGCGAACTTCGACGGGATCTCCTATGCCAAGGGCGCCGCTGTCATCCGCCAGCTGATCGAGTTCATCGGCGACGACGCCTTCCTCACCGGTATCCGCGACTACCTGACCGCGCACTCCTTCGGCAACGGCACCCTCGCCGACTTCCTGCGCGCGATGGAGGAGGCGAGTGGGCGCGAGCTGGACGGGTGGAGCCGCGCCTGGCTCGAGACCGCCGGCGTCGACGCCGTCGAGGTGGCCAGGATGGCCGGCACCGTCTCGCGCACCGCCCCGGGTGCGTATCCCGCCGACCGTCCGCACGTCTTCGACATCGCGACCTACGACGGCGGGGTGGAGACCTCCCGGGTCGACCTCACTCTCGAGGGCTCGCAGGCGCCTGTGCCCGGCGTCGACCTGGAGGCGCCGCTCGTGCTGCCCAACGCCGGCGACCGCACCTGGGCCACACCGGTCCTCGACGAGCAGTCCCTCGACTCCCTGCGTGGGCAGCTGCCGTTGCTGTCCGACGCGCAGGCCCGAGCGGTCATCTGGGTCGGGCTGCGCGACGGCGTCGCCACGGCGCGGGTCGACCCGCGCCTGCTCGTGGATCTTGGTGAGGCGGCACTGGTCACCGAGGACAACGACTCGATCTTCTCGCGCGCCGGGATGCACCTGACCGGTCGCGTCATCCGCGTGCTGCTCCCGGATGCGGAGCAGCCCGCGGCCCGGGCCCGCATGGCCCGCGTGGGTGAGAAGGTCCTCGCCGCTGCCGAGCCCGGGTCCTCACGGGCGCTGCACGCAGCGCGTCTGGTCGCGCGCACCACCGACGACGTCGAGGGGCGCCTCGTGCCCTGGTCGCAGGGCCGTGACCTGCCCACCGGGCTCGAGGGCGACGTCGACTTCCGGTGGATCCTGCTCGGCCAGCTCAGCCGTCGTGGTGTGATCGGCGCCGCGGAGATCGACCGCGCCCTCGAGGAGGACCGGACGATGACCGGTCAGCTCGGTGCGCTCACCGCGCGAGCGGCGATCCCGACCGTGGAGGCGAAGGGGGAGGCCTGGGCGGACCTGACGACCAACCGGGAGCGCAGCAACCACGAGCTCGTCGCGATCTCGGCCGGCTTCTGGGGTCCGGAGGACCTCTCGCTCGTCGAGCCCTACGTCGAGCGGTACTTCATCGAGGTCCCGCTGATGACCCAGTGGCTCGGCGAGGACGCCCTCTCCCGGGTGGCCGCCATGAACTACCCGTCCCGCTTCGTCAACGAGGGGACGCTCGCGCTGTCACGAGCCTGCCTCGCCCGGGAGGACCTACAGCAGGGGGTACGTCGCCAGATGGTCGACGCGCAGTCCGAACTCGAGGAGGCCCTCGCGTCGCGGACGGCATTCCCCGGCTGAGGCGCGCCGCCCCCTTCGCACCTGCTCGGGCTCTTGCGGCTCGGTGGGCGGTCCCTTCCGCAACTGCTCATGCTCTTGCGGATCGAGGGGCCGCCGTGACGACGATCCGACCGGTGCTCGAGCCGCCGGCGATTCGGGTGAGGGCGTCGGGGACCTCGTCGAAGGCGAACGTCTCCGCCACCAGCGGCTCGATCCGTCCCGCATCGGCCAGGCGGACCAGCTCGGCGTGGCAGTCACGGATCGACTGCGGCTCGTGCTGCTCGTACAGGCCCCAGTGCAGGCCCAGGATCGTGTAGTTCTTCACCATGGCATGGTTCAGCCGCGGCTCGGGGATGCGCCCGCTGGCGAACCCGACGACGATGATCCGCCCCTCGAAGGCGATGCACTTCGTGCTCGCGGTGTACGCCGAGCCGCCGACCGGGTCGTAGACGACGTCGGCGCCGTGCCCGTCGGTGACCTCCTTGACCCGGGCGATGATGTCCTCGCTCTTGCGGTCGATGACGACGTCGCAGCCCATCCGCTGGGCGATGGCGACCTTGTCCTGACCTCCGACCACGCCGATGACCCGCGCTCCCGCCGCCTTGCCGAGCTGCACGGCAGCCGACCCGACGCCACCGGAGGCGGCGTGGACCAGGAGGTCCTCCCCCTCGCGCAGTCCGGCCCGACGGTGCAGTCCGAACCACCCGGTCTGGTAGCTGATCATCAGGGCGGCGCTCGCCTCGTCGTCCAGGCCAACCGGGGCCGAGAAGGTCCGACTCGCCTCCATCAGGCACTCGCTCGCGAACCCACCGTGCGGCACCGCGGTCCCGCCGAGCACCCGGTCGCCGACGGCCACGTGGGTCACGCCCTCGCCCACCTCCAGCACGTCGCCGCACACCTCGAGGCCGGGGACGAAGGGAGGATCGGGCCTGACCTGGTAGTCGCCGGCGCACATCAGGGTGTCGGCGAAGTTCACCGCGCTCGCACGCACCCGCACCCGCACCTGTCCGGGGCCGGGTGCCGGGCTGGGTGCCTCGACGAGGGTGAGGACGTCGGCCGGGGTGCCGAGCTGCTGGGCCTGCCATGCGCGGATGCTCATGCCGGGGAGGGTACTGACCTCACGGATCCGTGGGCCCGTGCGTTCACATGGTGTGACGACATCCACCATGATCGACCCCATGACCACCCGGCACGCGCTGCTCCCGACGGGGATCGGTGAACTCACAGCCGTCCTCGGCGGGACCGGGCGCGGCACGGTGCTCGTGGGCCTGTACTTCCCGGGGCACTGGACCCTGCCGGACCCCGACACCTTCGGCCCGCTCACGGAGAGCGACGAGCCGGTCCTCACGTCCCTCGCGACCCAGCTGGGGGAGTACCTCGACGGGGAGCGACGCGACTTCGACCTGCCGCTCGACCTGCGCGGCGGTGAGCACCACGGCCGCGTGTGGGAGCGGCTGACCCGCATCCCCTACGGGGAGACACTCACCTATGGCGTCCTGGCCGCCGAGCTGGGCGGCGCGGCCCAGGCGATCGGTCGGGCCGTCGGCGCCAACCCGATCTCGATCGTCGTGCCCTGCCACCGGGTCGTCGGGGCGGGCGGAGCCCTCACCGGATACGCGGGAGGCATCGAGCGCAAGCGCCGGCTGCTCGCGCTCGAGGAACCGGCCGCGGAGGTCCGCGATGCCCTCTTCTAGTGGAGATGCGGCGAGTCGGTTCCCCCGGAGCGACGGAGGAGCTCCGAAGGCGCCTTTCGAGCTCGTCGTCGCCGAGCACGGACCGCGGGTGCTCGCGATCTGCCGGTCGCGGCTCGATGCGGCCGACGTCGACGATGCGTGGAGCGAGACCTTCCTCGCGGCGCTGTCCGC
The DNA window shown above is from Janibacter sp. A1S7 and carries:
- the pepN gene encoding aminopeptidase N, with amino-acid sequence MPSLTRDEALHRADLLSVTRMEVDLDLDRGAETFGSRTRIHLTASGTGATFIDCKPVTLHSATLDGEPLDIDGLIEGRLPLPVTTGEHVVEVEATMGFSHDGEGLHRATDPADGEDYVFSHLFLDAAPAVFACVDQPDIKAPYTVTVTAPAEWKVIGNGAATTSETGVWHLSETKPLSTYFVALCAGPYVSVLDEHDGIELGLWARASMAGQLEEHADEMLAVTRASFDYFHSIFGIRYPFDDYDQVFVPEFNAGAMENPGCVVLRDSYLFRGAVGRDELLTRANTISHEMAHMWFGDLVSPQWWDDLWLNESFAEYMAHRCLVEATDYSEAWIDSTMSRKSWGYSAERKPSTHPVAGSPAPDAKSALANFDGISYAKGAAVIRQLIEFIGDDAFLTGIRDYLTAHSFGNGTLADFLRAMEEASGRELDGWSRAWLETAGVDAVEVARMAGTVSRTAPGAYPADRPHVFDIATYDGGVETSRVDLTLEGSQAPVPGVDLEAPLVLPNAGDRTWATPVLDEQSLDSLRGQLPLLSDAQARAVIWVGLRDGVATARVDPRLLVDLGEAALVTEDNDSIFSRAGMHLTGRVIRVLLPDAEQPAARARMARVGEKVLAAAEPGSSRALHAARLVARTTDDVEGRLVPWSQGRDLPTGLEGDVDFRWILLGQLSRRGVIGAAEIDRALEEDRTMTGQLGALTARAAIPTVEAKGEAWADLTTNRERSNHELVAISAGFWGPEDLSLVEPYVERYFIEVPLMTQWLGEDALSRVAAMNYPSRFVNEGTLALSRACLAREDLQQGVRRQMVDAQSELEEALASRTAFPG
- a CDS encoding NADPH:quinone oxidoreductase family protein, which gives rise to MSIRAWQAQQLGTPADVLTLVEAPSPAPGPGQVRVRVRASAVNFADTLMCAGDYQVRPDPPFVPGLEVCGDVLEVGEGVTHVAVGDRVLGGTAVPHGGFASECLMEASRTFSAPVGLDDEASAALMISYQTGWFGLHRRAGLREGEDLLVHAASGGVGSAAVQLGKAAGARVIGVVGGQDKVAIAQRMGCDVVIDRKSEDIIARVKEVTDGHGADVVYDPVGGSAYTASTKCIAFEGRIIVVGFASGRIPEPRLNHAMVKNYTILGLHWGLYEQHEPQSIRDCHAELVRLADAGRIEPLVAETFAFDEVPDALTRIAGGSSTGRIVVTAAPRSARA
- a CDS encoding methylated-DNA--[protein]-cysteine S-methyltransferase; protein product: MTTRHALLPTGIGELTAVLGGTGRGTVLVGLYFPGHWTLPDPDTFGPLTESDEPVLTSLATQLGEYLDGERRDFDLPLDLRGGEHHGRVWERLTRIPYGETLTYGVLAAELGGAAQAIGRAVGANPISIVVPCHRVVGAGGALTGYAGGIERKRRLLALEEPAAEVRDALF